One genomic region from Ornithinimicrobium flavum encodes:
- a CDS encoding acylphosphatase produces MGFRWWTRARALELGLVGHARNLADGRVEVCAQGEEAAVGQLVELLREDPSTRSRPGRVDGVTTQRHAPREGLTGFAER; encoded by the coding sequence GTGGGCTTCCGCTGGTGGACCCGAGCGCGGGCCCTGGAGCTGGGCCTCGTGGGGCACGCCCGCAACCTGGCCGACGGACGGGTCGAGGTCTGCGCGCAGGGGGAGGAGGCCGCGGTCGGGCAGCTGGTCGAGCTGCTGCGCGAGGACCCGTCCACGCGCAGCCGCCCCGGTCGCGTCGACGGGGTGACGACGCAGCGGCACGCGCCGCGGGAGGGCCTGACAGGCTTCGCCGAGCGGTGA
- a CDS encoding Gfo/Idh/MocA family protein, with protein MSETHGTPYPPIPDRPVRWGLLAAGSIAGAMARTVRDTSGGEVVAVAARDGARAASFAQEHEVPRSYGSYAELLADPDVDIVYVSSTHPFHAEQAMASLEAGKHVLVEKPFALTVSDTERVLETARGRGLFAMEAMWTRCQPLVRELVERVRGGALGDVRSFAAAFTVPFAYDEGHRLFDLANGGGALLDIGVYPVTLAHLLLGHPTDVQVLGATVPTGADAQVALQWLTADGAVAQVLCDSRSHGSSRTVVRGTEGWIEVHGPVNDPEGFTLHRGADPDEGEHVTADRRGLAHQVEEVHRCLREGLLESPLVPHADTVAIMTILESARRELGVQYPQEDEPLHT; from the coding sequence GTGAGCGAGACCCACGGCACCCCCTACCCCCCGATCCCCGACCGGCCGGTCCGCTGGGGCCTGCTGGCCGCCGGCAGCATTGCCGGCGCGATGGCGCGGACCGTCCGCGACACCTCCGGCGGCGAGGTCGTCGCCGTCGCGGCCCGGGACGGCGCGCGTGCCGCCAGCTTCGCGCAGGAGCACGAGGTCCCCCGGTCCTACGGCTCCTACGCCGAGCTGCTGGCCGACCCCGACGTGGACATCGTCTACGTCTCCTCCACGCACCCCTTCCACGCCGAGCAGGCGATGGCCAGCCTGGAGGCGGGCAAGCACGTGCTCGTGGAGAAGCCCTTCGCCCTCACCGTCTCCGACACCGAGCGGGTCCTGGAGACCGCCCGGGGCCGGGGCCTGTTCGCGATGGAGGCGATGTGGACCCGCTGCCAGCCCCTCGTGCGCGAGCTGGTCGAGCGGGTCCGGGGAGGGGCCCTGGGCGACGTGCGCAGCTTCGCCGCCGCCTTCACGGTGCCGTTCGCCTACGACGAGGGCCACCGCCTCTTCGACCTGGCCAACGGTGGCGGCGCCCTGCTGGACATCGGGGTCTACCCCGTCACGCTGGCCCACCTGCTCCTCGGTCACCCCACGGACGTCCAGGTCCTCGGGGCCACCGTCCCCACGGGGGCGGACGCTCAGGTGGCGCTGCAGTGGCTCACGGCGGACGGCGCCGTGGCGCAGGTCCTGTGCGACTCCCGCAGCCACGGGTCCTCCCGCACCGTCGTCCGTGGCACCGAGGGCTGGATCGAGGTGCACGGCCCGGTCAACGACCCGGAGGGCTTCACCCTCCACCGGGGTGCCGACCCGGACGAGGGCGAGCACGTCACGGCCGACCGGCGAGGCCTGGCCCACCAGGTCGAGGAGGTGCACCGCTGCCTCAGGGAGGGGCTGCTGGAGTCGCCGCTGGTCCCGCACGCCGACACGGTGGCGATCATGACGATCCTGGAGTCGGCCCGCCGCGAGCTGGGGGTGCAGTACCCCCAGGAGGACGAGCCGCTGCACACCTGA
- a CDS encoding VOC family protein: MRIKMCSIHVHDPARAYEVYTGSLGFTGVLAVPEADLFIVAAPDSPEVGLLLEPSDHEAAGHYRRTMYDEGLPVLVLGVPDVRAEYERLRGLGFVFGVEPRTDPSGTLAVFDDGCGNHLQLHED, encoded by the coding sequence ATGCGGATCAAGATGTGCAGCATCCACGTGCACGACCCGGCCCGGGCCTACGAGGTCTACACCGGCAGCCTCGGCTTCACCGGCGTGCTCGCCGTGCCGGAGGCCGACCTGTTCATCGTCGCGGCCCCCGACAGCCCCGAGGTGGGGCTGCTGCTGGAGCCCAGCGACCACGAGGCCGCGGGGCACTACCGACGGACCATGTATGACGAGGGGCTGCCGGTCCTCGTCCTCGGTGTCCCCGACGTCCGCGCGGAGTACGAGCGGCTCAGGGGTCTCGGGTTCGTCTTCGGGGTGGAGCCGCGCACGGATCCCAGCGGCACGCTGGCGGTCTTCGACGACGGGTGCGGCAACCACCTGCAGCTGCACGAGGACTGA
- the mutM gene encoding bifunctional DNA-formamidopyrimidine glycosylase/DNA-(apurinic or apyrimidinic site) lyase gives MPELPEVEVVRRGLHAHVVGRTLTRAVLTGARVARRHPAGPEDLMARVEGAVVRAADRRGKYLWLVLDPPDDDPQALVVHLGMSGQLLVEPADAPREKHLHAAFDFADDGPQLRFVDQRTFGGLALTTLRPDPHAPPPGPHAPPAHAHGIPEPVAHIAPDPLEPAFDRGLAARRIKGKDTEVKRVLLDQTVVSGIGNIYADEALWRAGIHGRRPASALTRPALGRLLGHAEDVMREALVQGGTSFDALYVNVNGASGYFDRSLSAYGRTGRPCPRCGTPIRREAFANRSSHFCPRCQVRPRVVRAPRR, from the coding sequence GTGCCTGAGCTCCCCGAGGTCGAGGTCGTCCGCCGCGGCCTGCACGCGCACGTCGTCGGGCGGACGCTGACCCGGGCCGTCCTCACCGGTGCCCGCGTCGCCCGGCGTCATCCGGCGGGCCCGGAGGATCTCATGGCCCGCGTCGAGGGGGCGGTCGTCCGGGCCGCGGACCGGCGGGGGAAGTACCTGTGGCTGGTCCTGGACCCGCCCGACGACGACCCCCAGGCCCTGGTCGTCCACCTGGGGATGAGCGGGCAGCTGCTCGTCGAGCCCGCCGACGCGCCGCGGGAGAAGCACCTGCACGCCGCCTTCGACTTCGCCGACGACGGGCCCCAGCTGCGGTTCGTCGACCAGCGCACCTTCGGCGGCCTCGCCCTCACCACCCTGCGCCCCGACCCGCACGCCCCGCCGCCGGGCCCGCACGCCCCGCCGGCCCACGCGCACGGCATACCGGAGCCCGTGGCGCACATCGCCCCCGACCCTCTCGAGCCGGCCTTCGACCGCGGGCTCGCCGCCCGGCGCATCAAGGGCAAGGACACCGAGGTCAAGCGGGTCCTGCTGGACCAGACCGTGGTCAGCGGGATCGGCAACATCTACGCCGACGAGGCTCTGTGGCGGGCCGGGATCCACGGCCGCCGGCCTGCCTCCGCCCTGACCCGTCCCGCGCTCGGGCGCCTGCTGGGCCACGCCGAGGACGTCATGCGGGAGGCGCTGGTCCAGGGTGGGACCAGCTTCGACGCGCTCTACGTCAACGTCAACGGCGCCAGCGGCTACTTCGACCGGTCCCTCTCGGCCTACGGCCGGACCGGCCGCCCATGCCCCCGCTGCGGCACGCCCATCCGCCGGGAGGCGTTCGCCAACCGGTCGTCCCACTTCTGCCCCCGGTGCCAGGTGCGTCCGCGGGTCGTGCGCGCCCCGCGTCGGTGA
- the rnc gene encoding ribonuclease III, translating to MRPVAELIDHLAEVVGERCDEALLLRALTHRSFSYENDGAPHNERLEFLGDSVLGLVVTDTLYRDNPDLPEGQLAKLRAAVVNSRALAEVARSMSLGDYLLLGKGETATGGRDKDSILADAMEAVIGCVYVSVGLAAADTFVHHLLDPLMSRSATLGAALDWKTSLQEVATAGDLGSPSYLVDDEGPDHDKTFTARVVLADEVVGTGVGRSKKVAEQRAAEAGWALLTDRAAQVVGVPPSPRA from the coding sequence ATGCGCCCCGTCGCCGAGCTCATCGACCACCTCGCCGAGGTCGTCGGTGAGCGCTGCGACGAGGCGCTGCTCCTGCGTGCCCTGACCCACCGGTCGTTCTCCTACGAGAACGACGGTGCCCCGCACAACGAGCGCCTGGAGTTCCTCGGCGACTCGGTGCTGGGGCTCGTGGTGACCGACACCCTCTACCGGGACAACCCGGACCTGCCCGAGGGTCAGCTGGCCAAGCTGCGGGCCGCCGTCGTCAACTCCCGTGCCCTCGCCGAGGTCGCCCGCAGCATGTCGCTGGGGGACTACCTCCTGCTGGGCAAGGGGGAGACGGCCACCGGCGGGCGCGACAAGGACTCGATCCTGGCCGACGCCATGGAGGCGGTCATCGGCTGCGTCTACGTCTCCGTGGGCCTGGCGGCGGCCGACACCTTCGTGCACCACCTGCTCGACCCCCTGATGTCGCGCAGCGCCACCCTCGGGGCGGCGCTGGACTGGAAGACGAGCCTGCAGGAGGTCGCGACGGCCGGCGACCTGGGCAGCCCGTCCTACCTCGTCGACGACGAGGGGCCCGACCACGACAAGACCTTCACCGCCCGCGTGGTCCTGGCCGACGAGGTCGTCGGCACCGGCGTGGGGCGGTCCAAGAAGGTCGCCGAGCAGCGCGCCGCCGAGGCGGGCTGGGCGCTGCTCACCGACCGGGCCGCCCAGGTCGTCGGGGTTCCCCCCTCGCCCCGTGCCTGA
- the rpmF gene encoding 50S ribosomal protein L32 — MAVPKRKMSRSNTRHRRSQWKAAPLALSTCPQCQAVRVPHQACPSCGSYAGRHYAAAERTEHQG, encoded by the coding sequence GTGGCCGTCCCGAAGCGGAAGATGTCCCGCAGCAACACCCGGCACCGCCGCTCCCAGTGGAAGGCTGCGCCCCTGGCGCTGTCGACCTGCCCGCAGTGCCAGGCCGTGCGCGTGCCGCACCAGGCCTGCCCCTCCTGCGGGAGCTACGCGGGCCGGCACTACGCCGCCGCGGAGCGCACCGAGCACCAGGGCTGA
- a CDS encoding YceD family protein: MAAQQTEQPWVLNTRELVRRPGSMREVTRVVTTTEPIGTDVIAVRTGQPVELDVRMESVVEGVLATGTVRAVASGECVRCLDEVEEPLDVRFQELFVYPERAAHHQKVAGGSKDPDTEEEQRELDEDLMDLEEIVRDAVVTALPFQPVCQDDCPGLCSECGARLADDPEHHHDVIDPRWSALADLVTPTDNDERRT; encoded by the coding sequence ATGGCTGCCCAGCAGACGGAACAGCCCTGGGTGCTCAACACCCGGGAACTGGTCCGACGGCCCGGCAGCATGCGTGAGGTCACCCGCGTCGTGACCACGACGGAGCCGATCGGCACCGACGTCATCGCCGTCCGAACCGGTCAGCCGGTCGAGCTGGACGTGCGTATGGAGTCGGTCGTCGAGGGGGTCCTGGCGACGGGTACGGTCCGGGCCGTGGCGAGCGGGGAGTGCGTCCGCTGCCTGGACGAGGTCGAGGAGCCCCTCGACGTCCGATTCCAGGAGCTGTTCGTCTACCCCGAGCGGGCCGCCCACCACCAGAAGGTGGCTGGTGGCAGCAAGGACCCGGACACCGAGGAGGAGCAGCGCGAGCTCGACGAGGACCTGATGGATCTCGAGGAGATCGTCCGGGACGCCGTCGTGACCGCGCTACCCTTCCAACCGGTGTGCCAGGACGACTGTCCGGGACTGTGCTCCGAGTGCGGAGCGCGCCTGGCGGACGACCCGGAGCACCACCACGACGTGATCGACCCCCGATGGTCGGCCCTGGCCGACCTGGTCACCCCGACCGACAACGACGAGAGAAGGACCTGA
- the coaD gene encoding pantetheine-phosphate adenylyltransferase translates to MTPAPRRCVCPGSFDPVTNGHLDVLERAARLYDEVVVAILHNPAKRGTFEVPVRIELVRSSLPGPIADRVRVEAFAERLLVDVCREVGADAVVKGLRGGTDFAYELPMALMNRHLTGIETVFLPGDPTLEHVSSSLVKEVHRYGGDVSDLVPAPVLAALRELE, encoded by the coding sequence ATGACGCCCGCTCCCCGACGCTGCGTGTGCCCCGGCTCCTTCGACCCGGTCACCAACGGCCACCTCGACGTGCTCGAGCGCGCCGCCCGGCTCTACGACGAGGTCGTCGTGGCGATCCTGCACAACCCGGCCAAGCGGGGGACCTTCGAGGTGCCGGTCCGCATCGAGCTCGTCCGCTCCTCCCTGCCCGGTCCGATCGCCGACCGGGTGCGGGTCGAGGCCTTCGCCGAGCGGCTGCTCGTCGATGTGTGCCGCGAGGTGGGGGCCGACGCCGTGGTCAAGGGCCTGCGCGGTGGCACCGACTTCGCCTACGAGCTGCCCATGGCGCTGATGAACCGGCACCTCACCGGCATCGAGACGGTCTTCCTCCCCGGCGACCCCACCCTGGAGCACGTCTCGAGCTCGCTGGTCAAGGAGGTGCACCGCTACGGCGGGGACGTGTCCGACCTGGTGCCCGCCCCGGTCCTGGCGGCCCTGCGCGAACTTGAGTGA
- a CDS encoding hemerythrin domain-containing protein yields MTTYPIPRPVSGDVVDLILDDHRLFETLMREMRDSTSDRAAAREAFAAALVAHGEAEEQKVYPRLRRKDAIDAEEQEHGEEEHAEINEALLALLECKGTDTQKFDDAVETMNEVLQHHLTEEELSILNPAREEVSEQDRATLGAAFLEVRGALLDEGVTIQTVRALVEQAHKEGLLPASDEE; encoded by the coding sequence GTGACCACATACCCGATCCCCCGCCCCGTGTCTGGTGACGTCGTCGACCTCATCCTCGACGACCACCGCCTCTTCGAGACCCTCATGCGCGAGATGCGCGACAGCACCTCCGACCGGGCCGCCGCCCGGGAGGCGTTCGCCGCCGCCCTGGTCGCCCACGGCGAGGCCGAGGAGCAGAAGGTCTACCCCCGGCTGCGTCGCAAGGACGCGATCGACGCCGAGGAGCAGGAGCACGGCGAGGAGGAGCACGCCGAGATCAACGAGGCGCTGCTCGCGCTCCTGGAGTGCAAGGGCACCGACACGCAGAAGTTCGACGACGCCGTGGAGACGATGAACGAGGTCCTCCAGCACCACCTCACCGAGGAGGAGCTGAGCATCCTCAACCCCGCCCGCGAGGAGGTGTCGGAGCAGGACCGCGCCACCCTGGGGGCGGCCTTCCTGGAGGTGCGCGGGGCGCTGCTGGACGAGGGCGTCACGATCCAGACGGTGCGCGCGCTCGTCGAGCAGGCCCACAAGGAGGGGCTGCTGCCCGCCTCCGACGAGGAGTGA
- a CDS encoding NAD(P)H-hydrate dehydratase, with amino-acid sequence MSRPQPEIVTHRLLTAWPLPRLQDDKESRGRVLIVGGSRHNPGGVLLAAEAALRVGAGKVQLVTVRSTAVQLAVALPEVLVRGVAEGDDGELATEAVQAVEEMVPECEALLVGPGIGAVAAAQELTARALPCVGPSTSVALDALALSAVTEDPTCLSHLEGRAVLTPNLSELALTLGWEPAKVEDDPREAALRLAARTGVCVSSGGSTTWTASPDGRSWQGSVGGPGLGTAGSGDVKAGLVTGLLGRGAEPCQAAVWGSHLHGSAGDRLSAELGPTGFLARELAHRVPSVLSELEV; translated from the coding sequence GTGAGCCGCCCCCAGCCCGAGATCGTCACCCACCGGTTGCTCACCGCCTGGCCGTTGCCGCGGCTGCAGGACGACAAGGAGTCCCGGGGGCGCGTGCTCATCGTGGGCGGCAGCCGGCACAACCCCGGAGGGGTGCTGCTCGCGGCCGAGGCCGCGCTGCGTGTGGGCGCCGGCAAGGTCCAGCTCGTCACCGTCCGCTCCACGGCCGTGCAGCTGGCGGTCGCGCTGCCCGAGGTGCTCGTCCGGGGCGTCGCCGAGGGGGACGACGGCGAGCTCGCGACGGAGGCGGTGCAGGCGGTCGAGGAGATGGTCCCCGAGTGCGAGGCGCTGCTCGTCGGCCCCGGCATCGGCGCGGTCGCGGCGGCGCAGGAGCTCACCGCCCGGGCCCTCCCGTGCGTGGGTCCCTCGACCTCGGTGGCCCTGGACGCGCTCGCCCTCTCCGCGGTGACCGAGGACCCCACCTGCCTGAGCCACCTGGAGGGGAGGGCGGTGCTCACCCCCAACCTCTCCGAGCTGGCCCTCACCCTGGGCTGGGAGCCCGCGAAGGTCGAGGACGACCCGCGGGAGGCCGCCCTGCGGCTCGCGGCCCGGACGGGGGTGTGCGTCTCCTCGGGCGGCTCGACCACCTGGACGGCCTCCCCGGACGGCCGGTCCTGGCAGGGCTCCGTCGGCGGGCCCGGGCTGGGCACCGCCGGGTCCGGCGACGTCAAGGCCGGGCTGGTCACCGGACTGCTCGGCCGCGGGGCCGAGCCGTGCCAGGCCGCCGTCTGGGGGTCGCACCTGCACGGCAGCGCCGGGGACCGGCTGTCCGCCGAGCTGGGCCCCACGGGGTTCCTCGCCCGGGAGCTGGCGCACCGGGTGCCCTCGGTCCTGTCCGAGCTCGAGGTCTGA
- a CDS encoding histidine phosphatase family protein, with the protein MTRRRESLHSASSERGLAALVLVRHGQSEGNLADEAALEAREPTLDLDVRDADVELSGTGREQARAVREHLAGLSGEDCPTVVVTSPYRRARQTAEIALEGVDVPLVVDERLRERDLGAFDGLTWIGIEQQFPEESARRQRVGKFYYRPPGGESWCDVVLRVRQVLLELQERYAGERLWIFSHQATIMSFRVAIEGMQEADVLAAGREQPLANCSMTIYRPGDDGLELVSYGDTTAVDRAGGAVTHEPSHGTEETGAS; encoded by the coding sequence ATGACACGTCGACGCGAATCTCTGCACAGCGCCTCCTCGGAGCGGGGGCTCGCGGCGCTCGTCCTGGTCCGGCACGGGCAGAGCGAGGGCAACCTCGCCGACGAGGCCGCGCTGGAGGCCCGCGAGCCGACGCTGGACCTCGACGTCCGCGACGCGGACGTCGAGCTGTCCGGGACCGGCCGGGAGCAGGCCCGGGCGGTCCGGGAGCACCTCGCCGGCCTGTCCGGCGAGGACTGCCCCACGGTGGTCGTGACCTCCCCCTACCGGAGGGCGCGGCAGACGGCGGAGATCGCCCTGGAGGGGGTCGACGTGCCGCTGGTCGTGGACGAACGGCTGCGGGAGCGCGACCTGGGGGCGTTCGACGGCCTGACGTGGATCGGCATCGAGCAGCAGTTCCCCGAGGAGTCCGCGCGCCGCCAGCGGGTGGGCAAGTTCTACTACCGGCCGCCGGGCGGCGAGAGCTGGTGCGACGTCGTCCTGCGCGTGCGGCAGGTGCTGCTGGAGCTGCAGGAGAGGTATGCCGGGGAGCGGCTGTGGATCTTTTCCCACCAGGCCACCATCATGTCGTTCCGAGTCGCGATCGAGGGGATGCAGGAGGCGGACGTCCTCGCGGCAGGACGCGAGCAACCCCTGGCCAACTGCTCGATGACCATCTACCGGCCGGGGGACGACGGTCTGGAGCTGGTCAGCTACGGCGACACCACCGCGGTGGACCGGGCCGGCGGGGCCGTCACCCACGAGCCCTCGCACGGGACCGAGGAGACGGGAGCCTCGTGA
- the rsmD gene encoding 16S rRNA (guanine(966)-N(2))-methyltransferase RsmD has translation MTRIIAGSVGGRTIRTPRGQGTRPTTDRVREALFSRVEALLTLDGARVLDLYAGSGALGLEAASRGASHVLAVERHGPTARLVRENARALGLEDRVQVEAGAVEQVLRARDAAATPPDLAYDLVLADPPYPLEEEALTAVLAALVDHRWLHPDALVVLERGARSPRPTWPAGLEHLDTRTYGETSLHLAEPPP, from the coding sequence GTGACCAGGATCATCGCCGGCTCCGTCGGAGGGCGCACCATCCGGACGCCCCGGGGGCAGGGCACCCGACCCACGACCGACCGGGTGCGGGAGGCGTTGTTCTCCCGGGTGGAGGCGTTGCTGACCCTGGACGGGGCGAGGGTCCTCGACCTCTACGCCGGGTCGGGTGCGCTCGGGCTGGAGGCCGCCTCCCGGGGGGCGAGCCACGTCCTGGCCGTGGAGCGGCACGGGCCGACAGCCCGCCTGGTCCGGGAGAACGCCCGTGCGCTGGGGCTGGAGGACCGGGTCCAGGTCGAGGCCGGGGCCGTCGAGCAGGTCCTGCGCGCGAGGGACGCGGCAGCGACCCCGCCGGACCTGGCCTACGACCTGGTGCTGGCCGACCCTCCCTACCCCCTCGAGGAGGAGGCCCTGACGGCCGTGCTCGCCGCCCTCGTCGACCACCGGTGGCTGCATCCCGACGCGCTGGTCGTCCTCGAGCGCGGGGCGAGGTCGCCGCGTCCGACGTGGCCCGCAGGCCTGGAGCACCTCGACACGCGCACCTACGGCGAGACGAGCCTGCACCTGGCCGAGCCCCCACCCTGA
- a CDS encoding ATP-dependent DNA helicase RecG has translation MLVVDVEDDAGGTLQLTFFKPFGHEERLRPGTRVVCSGQIGDWRGTLQLTHPDYAVLGSQGATSGQWLLGGLVPVYTATKGLSPIVHGDCLDLVFHSLPPIPDPLPVSVREEHGLPGLREAYHLVHRPATQEDQRRGRWRLKFQEAFVVQARLAQARRSTDAVPAVPRPVRTGGLVQGLREQLPFELTTGQRAVLEEITGDLARPVPMHRLLQGEVGSGKTVLALLAMLAVVDAGGQAALLAPTEVLAAQHHRSITALLGPLAEGGLLGGADGGTRVALLTGGQSAADRRSNLLLAASGEAGIVVGTHALIQEHVSFAELGLVVVDEQHRFGVEQRDALRAKAGSASPHVLVMTATPIPRTVAMTVYGDMAISTLRELPAGRAPISSFVVEGQREGWVRRTWRRVAEEVEGGGQVYVVCPRIGEPDDPDLPSAHDDGPGLPIPPDPQEAPPPAAAEDGFDPLELPLGPVDGPAGERGRQQLHGVHQVARSLRSLVATRDLVLGELHGRMTAEEKEAVMRAFGAGEIDVLVSTTVIEVGVDVPRATMMVVLDADRFGISQLHQLRGRVGRGGKPGLCLLVTQGEGVDPGAVQRLGHVAATTDGFELARLDLETRREGDVLGASQSGGRSGLRFLRLARDETLIVAAHDAAWATVEHDPDLERHPELEAELRRIDATSAAFLERG, from the coding sequence ATGCTCGTCGTGGACGTCGAGGACGACGCCGGCGGCACCCTCCAGCTGACCTTCTTCAAGCCCTTCGGGCACGAGGAACGCCTGCGCCCGGGCACCCGGGTCGTCTGCTCGGGGCAGATCGGGGACTGGCGCGGCACCCTGCAGCTGACCCATCCCGACTACGCGGTGCTGGGCAGCCAGGGTGCCACCTCGGGGCAGTGGCTCCTCGGCGGGCTGGTGCCCGTCTACACCGCCACCAAGGGGCTGTCCCCGATCGTCCACGGCGACTGCCTCGACCTGGTCTTCCACAGCCTGCCCCCGATCCCCGACCCGCTGCCGGTCTCCGTCCGGGAGGAGCACGGCCTGCCCGGTCTCCGCGAGGCCTATCACCTGGTGCACCGGCCCGCGACGCAGGAGGACCAGCGGCGCGGACGGTGGCGCCTGAAGTTCCAGGAGGCGTTCGTGGTCCAGGCGCGGCTGGCGCAGGCCCGACGCTCGACCGACGCCGTGCCGGCGGTCCCGCGCCCCGTGCGGACCGGCGGCCTGGTGCAGGGGCTCCGGGAGCAGCTGCCCTTCGAGCTGACCACGGGGCAGCGGGCGGTGCTGGAGGAGATCACCGGCGACCTCGCCCGGCCGGTCCCCATGCACCGGCTGCTCCAGGGCGAGGTCGGCTCGGGCAAGACCGTGCTGGCCCTGCTGGCGATGCTGGCCGTCGTCGACGCGGGCGGCCAGGCAGCCCTGCTCGCCCCCACGGAGGTGCTCGCGGCCCAGCACCACCGCTCGATCACCGCCCTGCTGGGGCCGCTCGCCGAGGGCGGGCTGCTCGGCGGCGCCGACGGGGGCACCCGGGTGGCGCTGCTGACCGGCGGCCAGTCGGCGGCCGACCGCCGGTCCAACCTGCTCCTGGCCGCCTCGGGGGAGGCCGGGATCGTCGTGGGCACGCACGCCCTCATCCAGGAGCACGTCAGCTTCGCCGAGCTCGGCCTGGTGGTCGTCGACGAGCAGCACCGCTTCGGCGTCGAGCAGCGGGACGCCCTGCGGGCCAAGGCGGGCAGCGCGTCGCCCCACGTGCTGGTCATGACGGCGACCCCGATCCCGCGGACGGTCGCGATGACGGTCTACGGGGACATGGCCATCTCCACGCTCCGCGAGCTCCCCGCGGGTCGCGCGCCCATCAGCTCCTTCGTCGTCGAGGGTCAGCGGGAGGGATGGGTCCGGCGGACCTGGCGGCGGGTCGCCGAGGAGGTGGAGGGCGGCGGTCAGGTCTACGTCGTGTGCCCACGCATCGGCGAGCCCGACGACCCGGACCTGCCGAGCGCCCACGACGACGGACCCGGTCTGCCGATACCCCCGGACCCGCAGGAGGCCCCGCCGCCGGCGGCGGCCGAGGACGGCTTCGACCCGTTGGAGCTGCCCCTGGGACCGGTCGACGGCCCGGCGGGGGAGCGGGGCCGGCAGCAGCTGCACGGCGTGCACCAGGTGGCCCGCTCCCTGCGCTCGTTGGTGGCGACCCGCGACCTGGTCCTGGGGGAGCTGCACGGCCGGATGACGGCCGAGGAGAAGGAGGCGGTGATGCGGGCCTTCGGGGCGGGGGAGATCGACGTGCTCGTCTCCACCACCGTCATCGAGGTGGGTGTGGACGTGCCCCGCGCGACGATGATGGTCGTGCTGGACGCTGACCGGTTCGGGATCTCGCAGCTGCACCAGCTCCGCGGCCGGGTCGGTCGTGGAGGAAAGCCCGGTCTCTGCCTCCTCGTCACCCAGGGGGAGGGTGTCGACCCCGGCGCGGTGCAGCGGCTGGGGCACGTGGCCGCCACGACGGACGGCTTCGAGCTGGCCCGGCTGGACCTGGAGACCCGGCGGGAGGGTGACGTCCTGGGCGCCAGCCAGAGCGGGGGCCGCAGCGGCCTGCGCTTCCTGCGCCTGGCCCGCGACGAGACCCTCATCGTGGCCGCCCACGACGCGGCGTGGGCCACGGTCGAGCACGACCCCGACCTGGAGCGGCACCCCGAGCTGGAGGCGGAGCTGCGGCGGATCGACGCCACGAGCGCCGCCTTCCTGGAGCGGGGGTGA